The genomic DNA gtaatgataaaaatatagaagcAATATGAACATCTAGGAAAAGGATATTGCTGAGCCTTTGTAACTAAATTCCAAGATAAATCAGTCTCATAATACCAATAAGTCCCTATGCCaccattaataataaatgataacATAAAGCATCCCATTGATATTAGTATACTCTTTGTAAATAGTATATTCCATCcaatacataatattacaAGTGTACATGATATAACTATGCCACATAAAAgtattaatgatataaaagaaaCTCTTTCATATGCTTCTATACGTTTTATAATTGCATCTCTACAAGCTTCTTGACATGCAGATGTCCATAGGGATAAACTACCAGCAGATTCAGCATGTTTTCCTACTTGAATCCCTTCACTTCCTTTACTCCGCATATTTTGTACTCTCTGTGACCATGTCTCTACGTGTTTGTCATcatatattactttatacAATCCATAGTATGTATAGTCAACATATAATGAATGCTCACTACCACGAAACATGTACTTGTATTCAATTGGTTCTGCTTCCCTCCATGTAGTCATAACTGTGGTCAATATTTGCGGAACTGCGCTTATAAAACCTATTGtcattattacatttaaaacTCGAAGTGCATTTTTGGACAGAGGAGGAACAATGGGTTTCGTCTTGCGCATTCTGCCCATTTTCCCGTCCCTGCTATTTGCGCCGTCTATTAATAGTTTTCTAATATGTGCTTCGTTCcttttactatttattttctttctcGTTTTCGCTGTCTCGTTTTCTGTCTCTTTTGCTGTCTCTTTTGCTGTCTCTTTTGCTGTCTCGTTTTCTGTCTCGTTTTCTGTCTCGTTTTCTGTCTCTTTTGCTGTCTTTTTCgttgacttttttttttttctttttttgtaaaaaacgAAATGCACTATTTTTCCCCCCTTTATGCGTTACTGGCGACACGCATATTTTGGCTCGTTTTTACGTGTTGCTACGTATTATTACGTATTCAACTGAGTTAATGAGGTatcaacatatatatatacgtgcatacaaAAAGCAGACTTGTGCATGCGTGCTCTCCTTATTTCTTATGTATCGTGCGCTTTGGGATTTCACTCGCCTATACTTGTATaggtgaatatatatatatatatatatatatgtataggtataatatatatatgtacaaacgtGTGGCGGTAAATATTGGTGTATATACGAaagtgcatatgtatatacaggCAGAAGCAAAAGAACTATTTTGAATGCACTCCTGAACACACTTCTGTTTTTGCACTCGGGAGAGcactatatttatatgaccCTTTCTATGTACACTTATTGAAcgatatgttatatattcttaagagaattatattttaaaaatgtacacGACGTGGAAACTCGAAAATGccatatttatgaaaaaacgagaaaatattatacatatgtgtgtgtgtatttgAATTATGCACATATTATGTGCgtattgtatgtatgtatgtatgtatggggATGCGTATTTGTGTCCACACACCTGGAACTgcaatatgtttatataatattttatttttctttcgaAATGATGTGTATAACCATTTGCTAAAACTGTATTTAACCCCTTATTATTAAACACATAGCaatgttttaaaatgtgCATGcactacaaaaaaaaaagaaaaaaaaagaaagaaaaaaaaaaaatatatatatatatatatatatatatataaatgtacaaaatgtatacatttatatgtgtaataaaaaaattactctCCCatggtttaaaaaaaaaaaaaaaaatagtaacacCAACTCGtcttctacattttttcataaaataaaaaaaaagaaaattttttttttaaaagttgtgttttatatttaaagttATTCTGTTATCCTGTTActtcttattttgttttgactattattttttttttttttttttttcctcgaAGAACAAACAACATacgtcttttttttcctcttttggGATGAACGTACAAACgcacttaaattttttaacctTTCGCAAATGGAGCTAAATGaagcattttattttttttaaatttgctTCAACATTTTGAACTCTTAGAAAGTACAATATTATaccagaaaaaaaaaaaaaaaaagttaactTGAGttgttttgaaaaaaaatcaagagtgaatttgtttatttttttcagtctttattattttttattttattatttattatttttattttattttttttgcagtCAGATTTTGTTGCATGCATATTATATACTGCTTAACACTAAATTTGTGTATACCTGTGTGAATGGATTGAGCGAAAAGACAAAAGTTGATAAAAATGTTGTAATTagggaaaaatgaaataaaacgaaatgaaataagattaaataagtaaattGGGTAAGGTTGAacgccaaaaaaaaaaaaaagaaaaaaaagaaaaaaaagaaaaaaaaaaaaaaaaaagtaactgTTAACAATTAACAGTTAAAATAACTAAAACTGCTGCACCATACAATACACATGAAACGAAAcctattttttctattttatttttatgctgTTAATTCAGCCTACACCCCATGTAACTCTGTAGAAGGAATGTTTTCCTCTACATGAGCTCCTCTTAAAATGTGTACtcgaaaaatattaatatgtatgtacggcGTATGTGTGAATGTATGATGTATGTATGGCATATactaatatacatacaatcCATACGACACCATAAGCACAAAggtacaaaaaaagaaaaaaaaaaaaaaaattgaagacTAATATTTGACGCCTCTCCTAGAAGCCAATATACGCTGAACTCTCTCCCGAGCATTTTTGTGAATCGACTTATTATCGAAGGACATAttccacattttttttttttttttttttttttttttatatcgtCTTCTATTTCATAAGACAGGTcaaattttacattattataataataattattataatttttattctgatcatttgtatatatgtaatcaTTTGTTAAATACATTTTGTTATCCTTACCCTCTGTTGTACTGTTAAAAATTTCCtccttattaataatatcatatGTTTTACTGTTGTAACTCTGAATggtattatttttgttgcAGTGATGGTGAAATTCTGTACTACTTACATAGTCTTTATTAGTTTTGCTCCTAGTGTAATATTCATATGCATCAGTACGTGAGGAGGAGGTCATCATGCCATGGGTTACTGACTGATGCGGAAAAGGGtttgtttcattttctttattaatgCTAAGATAATTATTCGAGTTTCTActattactgctattattactgcTGGTATTATTGCAagtattactgttattattactgctgGCATTATTGCAAGTATTACTGCTAGTATTATTGCTAGTATTATTGCTAGCAGTAGcagcagtagcagtagtagcagtagtagcagcCGAAGTAggattatataatttatatgttttatgttcacttgtttttttaaaaacatttctGTAACTATGGTAATACGCGATCCCACTTTTATGATGTGCGCATGCTTTGTCTACATTGTTACCACCGTTACTATTACTGATATGATTACTACAACTATTACTACTGATACTATTTATGTTAATGTATTTGTTGTTGTCGTAACCCGCTGCTTTACCGAAAGAGGGTGTTGTAATGAAATGACTGCTCTTACCCTCTACattatttccattatttttatgcttaTCGAGTTGTTCACCATATGATGCATTCATTATACGTACGTTATTAGCTGAGTAATCTACTGCACTATTTGCTACGTCATTCGCTAAGCTATTCTTAGTACCATTAAGCAAAGAATACTGTGcattattaatttcattacAATTTTCCAATTGACTCAAATAAGAGCAGCTCTTTTGGGGGTTGCTACCACTGTTCGTATTTTGCTCGGTCAAACCACCGCAGACCACACTACAACTACCAGCACTACTATTATCaacattattattgctatggTAATTCATAGAACTATTCTCGGACAGtcttttgcttttattaCTAGCGTCATCCTTGTTACCATCTTCTCCGCAGGTATGACTTATTATCACATTGCtacatttattttctaaaCCGTACATGTCACTGTTATTATAACTTCCGCAgttgttattataaatacttCCACTTTTTTCATCAACAacgttactattattatttctgttGTCAGAACAATGAGTTctgatattaattttaattgctttattatcattttcataataattattattttttttaccattttttacTGGTGCAAAATGCACTCTACGTTTATGTGAATGCCcataattgttattattattttttttgcatgaccaagtcatatttttttttttattttttttttttgttgctTTTTTAGCTAGCTGGTGATAAGTATTATTATGGTGATTAATGAGGTTATTACAGTACCCCCCATTATTGAACACATTACTGTGtgcattattaatattattactgttagtgttgtttaaaaaatttttgtttattttttcgaaCTGCCCACCATTTGTTGTagaactatttttattattataaaatttttttaagttgccattattattattgtagcTGTTGCAATTGTATggattattttttgtacctCTGGTATCATTCTTTTCATTATACTTACAATTGCCATCTATATGCATAGTTGCTATTGTGTTATCAGACATGTTATCCTCATTACTGCTTAATTTCATGTAATAATTGgaacaaattttattatatttccctttttttttacctataaaatatttttctaaattttttgttttcgtCCTTGTTTCGTTCTTTAACTGAATCGTATTCATCATATTCGTATGCTTCGTTCTTCCCccctttttcatatttttcatatttttcatattttttatatttttcaaatttttcatattttttatatttttcaaatttttcaaatttttcatatttttcaaatttttcatatttttcatatttttcatatttttcatatttttcatatttttcatacttttcatacttttcatatttttcaaattttttatacttttcatatatttcatattttccatttttttcctccttttatttttattatttaaactaTTAATAAAAACGTCTTCCCCAGTACTACTTTTCAGCCCATACCACATATCACAAGGATTTTCACACATGTTAATGTTAACTTTGCATTTTTTGTTAACAAATACTTTGGTGGACTCATCACTGAATAAAGAGTTGCTATCATTGAAAGTTTTGTAAGTTTCATGTTTGTGTGCAAACTCGTTGTTACTGCTAATTATGCCTTTATGGTTATTAGCCAAGTAGTTGTCCCTTTTCTTTTGATCATTCTCGTGATTACAATCATGATTACATTTACGATTACAATCAAGATCATTCTgttcattataataattactgAGCCTCCTCTTTTttgcttcctttttttcctctatttttttcttaacatatattaaaaaattttcattttcgcTATCTCTATCGCACTCTTCCTCCCGAAGGTTCTGGTTTCTCTTATCCAGGTCATTAAGTAACTCCTTGGTTAGTCTTAAACCATCACTGAAGCTGTTGTTGTTGTGGCCactgctattattttttccgtTCTTATTCTCATAAAATACATGTTTCCCattcttattattaaatgGGTTTATATTACgggtatatttattaacacTGTAAGAcacattaatattattactgttactgttatcGTTACAGTTATTGTCATTGCTATTGTTACTGCCATTACTGTTGCGCAAGTGAtggtaaaatttatttattccataATTATTGGAAGTATATGCACAACTCGCACAGTTATCTTTACAGCTgtcttcatttatttttacggCATGGTCAGAAGGAGAACTATTTTTAACAGATTgcacattatttttatttttattattactattactactattactgtaattattattaccgcTATTATTACCGCTATTATTACCGCTACTATTACCGCTATTATTACCGctattattactgctattattaacattattattattattataatcgcgtaaaaaaatatagttgtTACATTTTTCACCATCAAGAAATAGCTTCTTATCATTTTTCACACACTgttgttcttttttaatatgattaTAGTAACCTATGTTTAAAtcgctatttttttttatgtgttttCCCCTGGTGCTCTTAGCACCTTTTCTATCAtgattttttcccttttcatttttatttaattttatatcttcaTAGGAAAATGTTATGCTATCATTATTCGATGATGTTGTTTGGTAATACGTCGTGTGACTTTGACTTTCGCTCTTCTCCATTATTTCTGATGGATGCGAATTATACCTGAACAGTGCAGGAAGTAAGCCAGTCTGTCAAATGTACGTAAACATGTGTATGTGCATGTGTGCATGGGCAACTTTACGGTGTTATTTTAAACTCATACAAATAGgacatatatttcttttttcttttttttaaatacatataacgTAGATTAAAAAATCGACGCGAGCACTGTATGAAAATATGCACATGGTTCATTAAAAAGACAAAATGGAATAATGCATAACGAATTAGTtccaatataaatatatatatatatatatatatttatatacatatatgcatatatatatgcatatgaatTTTCAGTAAATCAGTTCAACGTTTTCGTTTAAAGTAATGAACTAGTAACTCCCACtcatacttatgtatataaaatttgataCAAATGGGAGttcattattcatatataaaaatctttttaaatttaatttaacatTAATTGAGTAATAATACTTTATACTAATTCCTCGCGTGGAGTAATGCAACTACTGCTCTTATACAATGAACGCAGCAACGATCAAGTAAAGCGAAATAAtagtatatgcatatatatatatatatgcacacatacgTATGTCAAGGTTAAAAACAGAGAAATAAAATGTGCTCGAAATTGTACTAACACAGTTAATACAAAACAAACTCTATTCAtactaaaaatgaaaattattttagatATACTTTTTACTATATTACCAAAGTGTTCATAAAGAGCCTCAACAAGAATGTCAGCCAATGAATTATACTCAActaatacaatataatacaattcTGGTAAAATGTTAATCGTTCTATATAGTTATTTATGATCGAAAAGGTTTGAAGTGGTATATTCAATTTTCCCCCCCTCTTCTTAAGTGAGTTatcgcaaaaaaaaaaaaaaatattattaaaaaaggatgGTGTATGTAttcaattttaatataactcATACACACTatacttttttgtttgttgACCTACGTCAGctctaaaattatatatcaatGTTTCTACATGTCTATCTATGTAGCTATCTACTACCTATCTACGCACTAATCTACGTAtgtatctatttatttatttctatatatttcttctttttaagaACCCTTTTCTCCacctattatattttctttccaGAATACATAAACTGTAGCTCATTTTTTCACTGTAAAACTTATcgacataaaattaaaaagctAATATGGCTGCAATTAATATCTTGCATTTGTTCATACAAAAATAACTCATACACACACActagtacatatatataattcgtGTATATACTCCtctgtgtatatgtatacacaaaACGTGTGCATAACTGATACTGTGGAATTTGTTATTTCCCCCTTTTTAGTGCGGTATATATTTTCGCTTTCAGAAATATTagatatttacatatatgcatatatatatatgtccatatatatgtatgtatataatatgtatgcacatatatatatatatattcttcaaTTAATTACACATCAAAGAGATTTTAAAATTTGGTTACACTATTCTcaattacatttatacataaactATAAAATATGTGTTTTCTTTGTTAACTATATTTTTGTGGATtcgagaaaaaaaaaaaaaaaaaatcaacaaAACTTTTCTATCAATTTAACAAGCAGGTATAATATCTGTCATACTATATGATTACTTTCATAAATATGTggaagttttttttttttttttttctttctttcttatctcttaatttatttcattgaaTTCCcttgaaatatttatgaaataaatgaaaatgtccaaaatgttcttttatttatgcacTACACTATAGTAGCAAATATACCTAAATATGACACATACGAAATAACAACATAAAGGTAACgtctatttatataatattatatgggGATGTGGGATAGCAGTCGCGTGGCGGGGGTGGGGGTGGTTTACCTcctatttatacatacacacgtataattaaatattatcctatatttatttaatttaaaaaaaaaaatatatatatatatatattttgtgtgTGTGTGCTGTAAAAAACTATACAACTTTGattaatgttaatataatatattttttaattttctcaaaatttcttattcaaaatgtaaaaagttTATGATTTTTCTGCTTTACATAATAATGCACTGCTTTTtaatctttaattttttttttttttaaactttttcaGGAAAAGCTCTTTTATACAAGTTGTTCGTTTGTTAGGAGGTGAGATGTGTTAGTTTGCTAATTCGTTCGTTCGTTCGTTCGTTCGTtcgtttacttttttttttttttttttttttttttctctttcccCTATGTTTCAGTTTATCTCTAATTGTACATATGCTTCCAATGGCGCTAGTTATTGACAATTAACAACTACAATTTTGGTTTGAGTTCATTACAACACTTCAAGTCAATGTGCAAGAGCTTATTTCGTTTAGACACTACTTGGGATCACAAGTTAGCTTTAAATATTGAGCattcatatgaaaaaaaaaaaaaaagcttttatttgtttcttttgcattcatatttttatcttttctttatttttatgttttctttatttttatattttctttatttttatgttttctttatttttatcttctttttatttaatattttattttatttttttgtataaatctTATTACTTTCAAGTCACTTTACTGGACGGTAAATACTGAAACGATTTTGTCTTCCaactttgaatatttatgtataaagtTTGGGGAGATGAGATGAGGGAATAATAtgtcaaaattttttagaaataaaaaaatggtatTAACGGAAAGCGATACGAACAggtataattaaatatatatacaaactgtacatataatattaataatactcGGAGTCTTTTTGTacaatacaaataaaatcaaCTTAAATAAATTTGATCAAATGGCAATTAGACAATACTCTGGTAGTTCTATCATACACGGGAAGTTTTAATAAGGTATAAAAGTTACAAGAAAAGgagtatatacatttaaaaaaaaaaaagtaaccttatataacagaaaaaagtaacaataatattaacacgtacatatatatatatatatataactgttattcactacattaaataaacgtagctatgtaatatatatatatataatatacatatatatataatatattatgtgtatttttgcatcataatttaatttaatcgcaatatatatttataagttatacgttttaattatttacataaatattatataaatattgcaacacaaaaaatatgatgttattgtaattataaaagttGACACTACATTTTTGCACGAGGCTAATTCAAGCATTTCATGAAATATTACAATTACagttttttttcatttatttattaatatattcgtTTATAGGTATATTcgtttattttctttttttttttttcacgaTACAATATTTCCAAAATTACTACAACTTATTTTTCGTTGCATATAACAGCTTTCACAAAATAATTGCTACTgttgtgtgtgtgtgtgttaattttttttttttttttttaagctttttcaaaaatatacagatagtaaaaatgtacaaatgatatatatgcttataataTACTATATGATATTatgccatatatatatatatatatatatatatatacatattttgcataaatgtatataaaaaatatatatgcgtttTAGTATCTCCCCTGCTTCAATACAAGGaggtataatatattttatacatataccaCACGTAACTATACGAGtgtaaagataaaaataaaaagtacaaaataaaaagaagtatACAAATAGAAgttaacaaatataaaaaaaaaaaaaaaaatcaacaatatatatatatttatgcattattttttcttccttttttcctttttacttACTAAAAGCATAAGAAAAGGTTTTAAAACGgcaaataatgataaatacatttatattgttgtattaaaaacatatatatatatatatatatatatatatatatgtaataaaaaagtacgtaaatatataataaataaatataaatatatatttatatttatttacttactCGAttgttacttttttattttactttaatgtGATTTTAAAgcataaacaaaatttattatgctttttttgttaaatgtaaaaaaaaaaaaaaaaaaaaaattaaaattaaaattaaaattaaaattaaaattaaaattaaaattaaaattaaaataaaaaataaaaataaaaataaaaacaaaaatataaatagaaaatattgaaaatatttttacccttcaaattttttttgttttatttaaatatatttttattttaatatttaaatttttttttcttttttttttttttaatataaatattttaatgcagtactattataaaagtacaaaatatatataattatacatgtacattatataattactcgtattattatatatttatacgatACCCATATATGTAGTATAAATGAACACGACTATTATAagcaatgaaaaaaacatgTTAGCTCAAAATGagttaaaaggaaaaaaggaagcataaaggtaaaataaaataaatagtatgTAAAGCTTTGATTAGCAAAAACAGGTTTTTTTGAGGTAAAAAATTGCAgttttttgttctttaaacggcataatttatattatatatattatatatatatatatataatatgtatataaataatatataaatttattttaatatattcaactgttttttatatgtttatgtttagTAAAGTTTATTGCAATTTTTAACTTGATgaattttctgtttttttcttttttaaattttattgtttttttaataaaagttttctgtgaatggaaaaaatgaagtacttattttgtttatatataatataatgtatgtatatatatttatatatgcaaataatataatgtatatgtatatatatatatatttatacgtacaaatataatgtatatatatatttatacgtacaaataatatatataaatttatatatatgagggAAGAAAAGTTAAATATTGTATGGAGGtacaaaaaaagattataaaatgaaattttaaaaaaagaataaaacaagtgttgaaatgaaataaaaattatgaacaaaaaaaaaaaaaaaaaattaaaccattgttcttatattatttatgaataattaactttgttcatatattatttatgaataattaaaaacacAAAATTTATCCATCAACTGTTGTACTGTTATATCAAACCCcccatataataaaatgcagaaaaaaatagtatagtaataaatttattatctaTCTTAGCATTATTGGCTATAATTCACAGCGAAAAATGAAGCgtataaataagaaaaaaaatttatttgccAAAAGTGCACTTTGTTTTCCCATTTtattaacttttattttgtttttatttattcgataaatattttaaccaAAAAAATGCGTATACTTAAAACgactttttttatgttttaggttgtaatattttattgaaaaaaaaaaa from Plasmodium brasilianum strain Bolivian I chromosome 10, whole genome shotgun sequence includes the following:
- a CDS encoding hypothetical protein (conserved Plasmodium protein) translates to MEKSESQSHTTYYQTTSSNNDSITFSYEDIKLNKNEKGKNHDRKGAKSTRGKHIKKNSDLNIGYYNHIKKEQQCVKNDKKLFLDGEKCNNYIFLRDYNNNNNVNNSSNNSGNNSGNSSGNNSGNNSGNNNYSNSSNSNNKNKNNVQSVKNSSPSDHAVKINEDSCKDNCASCAYTSNNYGINKFYHHLRNSNGSNNSNDNNCNDNSNSNNINVSYSVNKYTRNINPFNNKNGKHVFYENKNGKNNSSGHNNNSFSDGLRLTKELLNDLDKRNQNLREEECDRDSENENFLIYVKKKIEEKKEAKKRRLSNYYNEQNDLDCNRKCNHDCNHENDQKKRDNYLANNHKGIISSNNEFAHKHETYKTFNDSNSLFSDESTKVFVNKKCKVNINMCENPCDMWYGLKSSTGEDVFINSLNNKNKRRKKMENMKYMKSIKNLKNMKSMKSMKNMKNMKNMKNMKNMKNLKNMKNLKNLKNIKNMKNLKNIKNMKNMKNMKKGGRTKHTNMMNTIQLKNETRTKTKNLEKYFIGKKKGKYNKICSNYYMKLSSNEDNMSDNTIATMHIDGNCKYNEKNDTRGTKNNPYNCNSYNNNNGNLKKFYNNKNSSTTNGGQFEKINKNFLNNTNSNNINNAHSNVFNNGGYCNNLINHHNNTYHQLAKKATKKKNKKKNMTWSCKKNNNNNYGHSHKRRVHFAPVKNGKKNNNYYENDNKAIKINIRTHCSDNRNNNSNVVDEKSGSIYNNNCGSYNNSDMYGLENKCSNVIISHTCGEDGNKDDASNKSKRLSENSSMNYHSNNNVDNSSAGSCSVVCGGLTEQNTNSGSNPQKSCSYLSQLENCNEINNAQYSLLNGTKNSLANDVANSAVDYSANNVRIMNASYGEQLDKHKNNGNNVEGKSSHFITTPSFGKAAGYDNNKYININSISSNSCSNHISNSNGGNNVDKACAHHKSGIAYYHSYRNVFKKTSEHKTYKLYNPTSAATTATTATAATASNNTSNNTSSNTCNNASSNNNSNTCNNTSSNNSSNSRNSNNYLSINKENETNPFPHQSVTHGMMTSSSRTDAYEYYTRSKTNKDYVSSTEFHHHCNKNNTIQSYNSKTYDIINKEEIFNSTTEGKDNKMYLTNDYIYTNDQNKNYNNYYYNNVKFDLSYEIEDDIKKKKKKKKKCGICPSIISRFTKMLGREFSCMHILKHCYVFNNKGLNTVLANGYTHHFERKIKYYINILQFQGGKIVHFVFYKKRKKKKSTKKTAKETENETENETENETAKETAKETAKETENETAKTRKKINSKRNEAHIRKLLIDGANSRDGKMGRMRKTKPIVPPLSKNALRVLNVIMTIGFISAVPQILTTVMTTWREAEPIEYKYMFRGSEHSLYVDYTYYGLYKVIYDDKHVETWSQRVQNMRSKGSEGIQVGKHAESAGSLSLWTSACQEACRDAIIKRIEAYERVSFISLILLCGIVISCTLVILCIGWNILFTKSILISMGCFMLSFIINGGIGTYWYYETDLSWNLVTKAQQYPFPRCSYCFYIFIITTGIYALCFVCLLLLDLSNKSTQKKSHIDQMNMHNRNPMNAKAMYQPLFNDTNNMMMPRSSSYTNLMPFSKGMDNTFSNFMQYNKMGMNPMMGQGFLGFGNMPPNMGSNMPLNMGSNMHPSMQQNLNPNFFPQMSRQYSFSGATPSYQPDMQSFGNFPSRNMQDMSSMYFPQQFPGKSFDGMNNPFGSQTQYKF